ttgcttgttttaaagcaaaaaaatgtataaaataaatgttcacaATTTGCTTGTCAATGAAATGTATCTAAGTTCAAGAattcttttatatttataatagaaAACAAGAGCAAgtaagaattttctttttttttttttgtgtgccgTATGGTTTTACGTACCACAAGGGCCCCTGCCCGTAGGCCTGGGTCATAAGGCACTTTAAAGCTGTCTGGCAACCCTGACGTCTGCAGAACTTCCAGTTTCTGACGCAGCTGTAAAACAACTACATTGTTCCCACAACATTAGATATGTACTACatttgcctattgcaaatttgcTAGGGACAAACACTGCCTGTAGTTATCACCTTGTGCTGACACATCATACTTTTCCGCAGACATTAGCTTAATCTCACGAGTAACTTTTTGCAAGGCCTCTGTTATCTCCACCTGCTTCCTGAAGTCCTGCAGCATGGCTTCACCACAGCCACGGAGGTAAGCTTCAAGTATTACGGCATACCTCTGCTGATAGTGCATGGATTGAGCGATTTCGCTACGCAGGAACCAGAACAAGAAATGGCCAATCCGCTGGCTCTGTGAAGGAGTCACAGGAGTTAAAGCCAGAAACTCTTTAAAAAGACTATAGATGAAGGATGTGGTTCTGACTTACTCTAAGCGCACGTTTGAGAAGAAACCGGGCAAGTGCACTGTCATGGTACGGTTCGAATTTTACAGCCTACAAAACAAATAAGCAGTGACAAAGATTAAGATTTTGATTTAAGATGGCTGATGCAACACAGGGCAACTATTTTAGCAATATTTCTTAGGCACTTTTccattgagaatgggtaacaaatttctaACTGGATATTTTAGATCGGTTGTGGGCccagcaacattgctcaaaaagttgccgtgtgtatcatcagcctttgAGTTGCACAGGAATGTCCCATTACATGTAAATGTTTACTTTGCATGCTGATTTTAATAGCCAGCTgaagtttatttattaatgttgagTTGTTATGTCTGAGCAGTTATGCAAAAGCAACCTCAGTGTGTTGTAAATACCCAAGCCTCACCTGAACAAGCTGCAGGAGATACCGCAGGACATCGTCATCTTCCAGAGTCTCCAACTTCCGGACGGCCAAAGTGCGCACATTTTCATCAGAGAAGTGGCAGTCCAGTAACTGTAAAGCCAAACCCACATCTAGCGAGCTTCGGTCCCAAACAGTGCACCTTTCGATAAGATGGTGCGTTATTGTTACAGCCTCTTGTTTGCCCCACTTAACTGAGGAAAGAAACTTGGGATAGGCTTTGGGATCCTTCATGCACTCTTGCCGGAAGTGCCAAAGCAATTCTTTATCTTCGGAGCTAAGCGGATGCAAAGGGTCGGTAGCAATTATCTGCTCGAACTGTTTGCGCAGATGGTTGGGCATCTCTCTTTGCCCTCGCTCCCCTTCCTTTTCCGAGTCCGGAGAATCCTTGCTTTTGGGAAGAGCCACAGGGTAGCAGTACTTGTCCAGGAGAATGGCAACAGCCATGGAGTTGTCCTTGTCCGGGTTGGTTGCGGATGTGAGTTTGTCTGCGTTAACGCTGCTGTTGTCTTCACTCTTCTCAGGCATCTTCCACATGTGCAAGATGAACTCTCCTTGTCTGAGCAAGGAGCGGTGGTCCACCAGTAGCAGGTTGACATAGTACAGCAAGCGGCTCTTGTTTTTGCATTCATATTCCTTGCACGTTTGAGTCTGCGCTTTTCCACAAGACACCTGCAGGCTAAGTCGGGCACCTTTGGGCAAATCCTTGATCTTTATGTTGAACTCCAACCAGGTGTTCCAGAGTACCTCCTCGGTGAAGGGTTTGGAGGTTGTCCTTTCTTGGGCCAGCAGCTGTTGTCCGTGGAAAATACTGGCTTCTACAAACACAATCAACTCGGAATTGCGTGGCAGCACTGGTATGTCAATCCCCAAGATCTTCACCCTGAATTTACGATTGCAGTCCCAAAGGGAAATGGTAAACACCTTCTCGTGATCTTTCTCAGTGATGGTCAGTTGTTCATGAGTACCAGCGACTCCAGTGCAGTCATCGACCTGAGACCAGTCCTCTTTTTGCACCACATCTTGTTCTGGGTCTGGAGGATGCTCTAAAACCAGATGGATCTCTTCACCATTTTTAAGGCACTGTCTGATCCAGTGGAAATCTTTGATGGCGTAGTTGCCATATAGGTATTCCTCTCTTCCACAAACCCTCAAGACAAAATCGGATTCACTGACATCTTCCGATATGCCTAAAATTGCTCGCTTTTTACTTATCTTGGCAAAGAAGCTCTGAAGAACCTGGACAGGGGTGTCATCTATAGACACCTTAATAGTCTGGCTTGTTGTGTCCTTGTGTATCACTACCAGGATGTGATTGTTGCTTATTTTGCTCAGCAGGTATTCAGGGAGAGGCTTTGTGGTCATCCATGGATCCATCGAGTAGAGTTTGGGATCTCGATCAGACAGCTCAATTTTCCGAGGGGTCAGCAGCTTTCTTCGCGTGAACTCCAGTTCGTCGTCATGGACGTTGCTGACATCTGTAACATCATATCCGATTAGGTGGTTCAGAAACCGTTGATATTGAAGCGAATCCTCAGAAGGCTGCGTTCTAACAACCAGGTGAATCTTGCCGACCTCTTTTCTCAATGCCTTCCAATATCTGATACAGTCAAGGGTTTGGAATACCTGCTGCTTGTCGTAGATCTCATACCAGTTGCCTTTCTTCTGGTAGAGCAGCATGCAGTGGTCTGGAGAGTATTTTTGGTAAAATTCAGGACACAATTTAGTGGTTACCACTCTGTGCCAAATCTGAACCTTCACCTGCTCTACCGTCCAATTGCCAGTCACGTCTATTTGCAATGTGTCTGGATTCCTGCTGTTTTTATTGGTGGTGGGAAGTACAAACTCTACAGCTATCTGATCCGTCGATACAGCTGAGTTAGATGTAAATGCTTTCATCTTTCTTCTTCTCCTCTTGTTTTCCTCTCTACGAACTACTGGTGGTTCTTCATCACTGGCTTGGTGTTCCATAACCAATGctaaatttttaaaagaaatgttttttatttactatttaggACTAAGGCTGGTTATTTTCatgcacatatattaaaaaccaacaTAGATCACCATCGCAATATTTTGACAATTAATGATTTACATTCTAACTATTAACCCATCACCCATTCTAAATATTTGACAATGcatgaataattatttatacataataataataataataaaatgtataaatataacaattaaatgaTTAGACCTGAATAATTtccctcaaaaaataaaaaataaaaaacctccaTCAACACCAGCTTTTAAAATAGCAGGTGGACATAAAATATGTTTCTGGAGGAATCACACATCAAATATGACTTTTTATTTATCGAGGCATTTCCAGATATTTTATAGAGACATTTCTAGGTGTATTCTAGTTGTTACGGGGTTACATTATCTAACACACCATCTAATACGAGTTAACGTTCACTTTATGCAAAGGAAGTAAGCAAAGCAGGAAGCACAAATGAGCTAAGCCCTTCAaacaacagtaacaatctttttttttttttttttaaagcagaaaagtTCCCAAATAACGCAAAAATAATGTCACTGCAATCAGTTTGTTTCCTACACCGAACAGTTTGCTAGCGGAAACTTTGAAAGGAATATTTCCATGTTGTAGAAACACCCAGCAAATGCGGAAGTTTCTTACATTAATAACACTCTGAAAAGtgttatatttacagtaaaaacacaaGTACTTTATCTATGGTGCAACGTCACTGTTGCATAAATTAATAAGACAAACTGATTATAACACTGACAGATCAGAAGTAACGGTTTTGCCGGAAGATTGCCGTATGAAAgcggaaaaaataataaaactcacCGTTCAGCAAACGCAGAGCCAATGACCCTGAACGCGGTCGGGTGAATCCTTATGCATGGATGTAACGAAACTCAGTACAGACCACATGACAGAAAAACGCTCTTATTCCAGCAGTTATTAATCGAAAATAAACGCGAGCAGTCACAGAAGCGCGTTTCTCCTCCTCTCATCATCTGATCACGCATGACGGATTCAGCTGCTGCTCCCATTGGCTGGACACATATTGGGTCACTTTCTACATCGAAGAATACATGGTaggatatgtatttttaaatatgcaaatatgttttGCATAGAAAAAACGGAATTTAGATTTTATTACGATacttatttttaatgcaaagttTATAATGAATTTTAAGTCAGGTATTTTCAAGTTCATGTACTCAAGAATCGAGGCACCGTTCTTTGCACTGACCTTgcgttattaatttattttttataatgcattgacACTTTATTTGGACTGGATTTGCAATAACAACCcctcaacattattattattttttttcattttataatatattcttaTTTGTCAAATTGCAAAaggatatatatatttacattttggttTCTATTTAGTTGTTTACTTGTCAACAACACAAAAACTAATGCAAGCAAAGTTTTAAGATctaattaaagttttaaaatcCATATTATTCACCCAGTGTGTCAAACTTTCACTATGTTACTTGTGCAATAGTGTCCTCTAGTGTTAGAGTTCGAGGCACACATTAAtaatgtagatatatatatatatatatatatatatatatatatatatatatatatatatatatatatatatatatagtagcttaaattattataaaatgtaaataactgttatttaaaggttatttAATGCCTCTGACCGTCTAATCGGCTGTAAATATCAGCTCAGCGACTGTTTAGCCATACAAGCATGACATTTTAAGATTTCAGATCATTGCAAAACACCCCATTTGCATTTCCTTGCTATTGCAGCGCATGACAGAAGTTCCCAAACGTATTACTTCATATCTTTAACCAACAAAAACAGCAGACTACTAACTTATTATTTAGGTCAATGTGTTTTTATACTAGATTagaaaaattaatatttaatggcCCCTCAGGCTTTTCCCCAGTCCATTATAAGTAACATATGATCTGAAGAACAGACGTCATTTACAGTGCCTTTCgcacagccaatcagagagcgGCTACAGCAGCAGCCCTGTGATTGGCTGAGGACTTGTCTAGACGTCATTGAGGGCTCAGCCAGGGATTGGTCAGACCTTCCTATTAAAGACATACACAGTCATGTACATTATGATAAACCTTGATAAATCATTTTctttactaaaaagtaaagtttTGAAGAAACTATTTAAACACTCCTTGAGCTTTGTAGtaaaatttttttgcaccctcagattccagattttcaaatagttgtatatcagccaaatattgtccaatcctaaattcaagttcaagttcaggtctgctttattgtcaatttccatatgtacacaacatacatacagagaatcgaaattgcattactctcagaccccggtgcatacagataaaattaacattaaagcctaaaaatctagatcaaatataaaatgtagatacaactatacaataagggaatgtaaaaaaaataaaaataaaaataaataaataaataaataaaaataaataaagggcatataataaaattaaacataaagttaaataaagcagcgcaaggcaaatgacagatatagtgcaaatcaatgaagtgaacaacagtgcagataaaagatttttagtgcaaaaaaatcctttattaaaaataccttattaagtctgattaaagtgacaagtgacaaagggctcaagagcagttattttatttaactgactgatgaggtagtggaatgacgtcagttccatgctgaatgaggtagtgagcagaccaatgctgcacaaagtgactagtgcatgccatcatataattagtgtgtgtgtgtggggggggggggggggggggtcatagttcagtggtgcctgaggcagaagaggggaggggggggcaagttcgggagggagttcagcttcctgacagcctggtggatgaagctgtccttcagtcggctggtcctggcctggagactccgcagtctcctccctgatggcagcaggctgaagaagctgtgagatgggtgagtgggatcacctttgatgcagagggctttgcgggtgagacaggttccataaatgtcctggagggaggggagagagacaccaatgatcttctcagctgctctcactatgcgttgcagaatCTTTCGGCAGGACgagttgcaggcgccataccacacagtgatgcagcttgtcaggatgctctcgatggtgcctctgtagaaggtgtatgATAGGGGcctgggctctggctctcctcagtttgcggaggaagtagagacgctgttgtgatttcttggccagtgctgcagtgttttcagtccaggagaggtcctctgtgatgtgcacacccaggaacttggtgctgctcactctctccacagtcacaccgttgatggtcagagtaacgtgctgagtgtgtgctctcctgaagtctacaacaatctcctttgtcttctccacgttcagagagagattgttgtcactgcaccactcgGCCAGGCAGCTCACcccactcctgtagtttgtctaaTCTtcgttgctaatgagacccaccacagtcgtgtcatctgcaaacttaataaagaggttggatttgtgtgaaggtgtgcagtcatgggtcagcagagtgaagaggaaggggctcagcacacatccttggggggccccagtgtgatggtgctggatgtgttgctgccgacccgtactgcctgaggtcttccagtcagaaagtccaacagccagttgcacagcgaagtgttgagccccagctgaatcagtttgtaaatgagctgttgagggatgattgtgtgagtgctgagtggagggtagtggcgatggcatcatcggtcgaccggttggaacgaaatgcaaactggaaggggtccagggagggggggggggggggcagacttgatgtggtgcatgactagccattcaaagcacttcatgaggatgggggtaagtgcaacaggacggtagtcaaaCCATGCATCAATTGAAACCATGCATCAATTGAAagctattattaaaaaattatcctTATGACTGGTatagtggtccagggtcacatatagttaTAAACCTTATAGGTTTATAGATAAACTAAGGCTATCCTAAAATCACTAAAAGACAGTcagtaaaataaacttaaaattaaattgcATAGGGTGTGTGCAACAGTCCAGAGAAAATTTTATTGTCTTTGACCatctttattaattaatgtaatatttactaCATACTAAATAAGTACAAATTATTAAATCATAACATTATATTCTCTTGAAAGAGGATTATTGTcctaaaattatacatttaatattctACTACCTTACTATCTCAGCAATAGCAGTATCCCGaaaataaattcttaaataacaataaacgacttttcaaaatatcatgatgaactgaccccccccccccccccccccccacagtaaataaaatgcaataaataattaaGGGGTTaaataagacataaaaaaaaatctatttataattatataatatagaattatattttttcagaaaaaatagtCACGCAAAACATAAAATTAAGAACTTTCTGATAAAACAAATGATcagtataatttaatacatttctgtTTCGTCCATTCGCTTTCCCGTAAGCGCCACACCTCGCCCACGTCTAAGTCACCGTATCCCCTGATTGGCCAGTCTACCCCACTCGGTCCCGCCCATTCTGATTCCGTCACGCACCCTCCTCAGCGACGGCGGTTGGTTGAGAGTCCGCGCGGCGGAGAAGGAACAACAGAGCTGACAGCAGCACGCGACTCCAGTCACGTCAAGGAGAAGATGGAGCAGCACACAGGCGCCGCGGAGTTCAACATCTTGTTAGCTACTGACTCCTACAAGGTGAGCAGAGAGCCCCAGCCGTGCCCCGGTGTGCTGTTATATACCGGCGAACCCGTGAGTGAGAGAAAAATGAGGGAAAGAGGACGAGAAATGAAGGTGGTTTCATCCTTCAGGCCGTTAACGGTCGAGTCGGTGTCAGTCAGGTCTGTAGGCCGAGTGTGTGTGAGGAGAAACGATACGTACATCTTCATCTTTATTGCTCTTTACTATATGTATGTGTCTTTATGTATATAATAACGGATCACGAGTGTGAATTACTCCTAAAGGGCAAGAGGCGCGTGTCCTGAGGGGCATTTCCCTTCAGAAGCAAAACTGAAAGCACATGATTGTTAAGGAAATGAAAGTACTGCACAATGGAATCAGATAAAGTTGATCAGCATTAAGTGTTTTCGCTTATTTAAGCGATGTAATATAACGAAGATATATTATTTTGACTGACAGCTGTGCAACTAACCTACTACTAGACCTAGATATTTAGCAATATTCACCGGTATGACAAATTCTGTATAAATTGCTGACATGTTTTATTcgatttaaaaatgtatcttaaaatACATTCGgtttgcattgaaaaaaaaaacaaatttcaaaATGCAACACGTTTAGTGTTATTAT
The DNA window shown above is from Carassius carassius chromosome 26, fCarCar2.1, whole genome shotgun sequence and carries:
- the LOC132105494 gene encoding phosphatidylinositol 4,5-bisphosphate 3-kinase catalytic subunit gamma isoform-like → MEHQASDEEPPVVRREENKRRRRKMKAFTSNSAVSTDQIAVEFVLPTTNKNSRNPDTLQIDVTGNWTVEQVKVQIWHRVVTTKLCPEFYQKYSPDHCMLLYQKKGNWYEIYDKQQVFQTLDCIRYWKALRKEVGKIHLVVRTQPSEDSLQYQRFLNHLIGYDVTDVSNVHDDELEFTRRKLLTPRKIELSDRDPKLYSMDPWMTTKPLPEYLLSKISNNHILVVIHKDTTSQTIKVSIDDTPVQVLQSFFAKISKKRAILGISEDVSESDFVLRVCGREEYLYGNYAIKDFHWIRQCLKNGEEIHLVLEHPPDPEQDVVQKEDWSQVDDCTGVAGTHEQLTITEKDHEKVFTISLWDCNRKFRVKILGIDIPVLPRNSELIVFVEASIFHGQQLLAQERTTSKPFTEEVLWNTWLEFNIKIKDLPKGARLSLQVSCGKAQTQTCKEYECKNKSRLLYYVNLLLVDHRSLLRQGEFILHMWKMPEKSEDNSSVNADKLTSATNPDKDNSMAVAILLDKYCYPVALPKSKDSPDSEKEGERGQREMPNHLRKQFEQIIATDPLHPLSSEDKELLWHFRQECMKDPKAYPKFLSSVKWGKQEAVTITHHLIERCTVWDRSSLDVGLALQLLDCHFSDENVRTLAVRKLETLEDDDVLRYLLQLVQAVKFEPYHDSALARFLLKRALRSQRIGHFLFWFLRSEIAQSMHYQQRYAVILEAYLRGCGEAMLQDFRKQVEITEALQKVTREIKLMSAEKYDVSAQVVLQLRQKLEVLQTSGLPDSFKVPYDPGLRAGALVIEQCKVMASKKKPLWLQFKRADPTTLSSDTIGIIFKDGDDLRQDMLILQILLIMESIWELESLDLSLLPYGCISTGNKIGMIEIVKDATTIANIQQSTVGNTGAFKDEILSQWLREKCVNEDKHQQAVERFVFSCGGYCVATYVLGIGDRHNDNIMITETGNLFHIDFGHILGNYKSFMGISKERVPFVLTPDFLYVMSTTGKKNSPHFLQFQNVCLKAYLALRHHTNLLIILFSMMLMTGMPQLTSKEDIEYIREALTVGRSEEEAKQHFLDQIEICRDKGWTVQFNWFLHLVLGIKQGVEKRSA